Below is a genomic region from Pseudomonas svalbardensis.
AGCCATGAATGGGGAGCCCTGGCCGATGCCGATCTGGGCCTCTATGTGTGTGGCGACTGGTGCTTGTCCGGTCGTGTCGAAGGCGCCTGGCTCAGCGGCCAGGAAGCCGCCCGCCGTTTGCATGCGCATCTGCAGTGAATCGCAGCTCCTAAGGGAGCGACGGCAAAAACCTATACAAATAATTTGACTTGTACACCTTTGAATCTATGATGAAACCATGTTGTACAGAATTAACGCTCTGTACAGGTTTAGATTCGAGGTGCTCCGATGCCCCACGTCACCGTGAAACCGAAGATCGCCATCAGCGCCTGCCTGATGGGCGCAGAAGTGCGTTACAACGGCGGGCACAAGGCGTCGCGGCTGTGCTGTCACACCCTCACTGACTATTTCGATTTTGTCCCGGTTTGCCCCGAAGTCGCCATCGGCCTCGGTATTCCTCGGGAGCCGATCCGCCTGGTTGGCGATCCCGAACATCCCGAGGCTGTCGGCTCCGTCAACCCTGAGCTCAATGTCACCCGGCCGCTCGCCGAGTACGGACAGAAAATGGCCGCGGAACTGGGCGATCTCTGCGGCTACATCTTCATGCAGAAATCCCCGTCATGCGGCCTGGATCGGGTCAAGGTCTACCACGCCAACGGTGCGCCGGTGGACGGTGGTGGCCGTGGCATCTACGCCCAGGCGTTCTGCGCGCGGCATCCGGATTTACCAGTTGAAGAAGACGGCCGCCTCAACGACCCGGTGCTGCGCGAAAACTTCCTCACCCGCGTGTTCGCCTATAGCGCCTGGCAGCAGTTGCTGCGCGACGGCCTGACTCGTCGTGGCCTCACGGACTTTCACTCGCGCTACAAATACCTGCTGATGGCCCACAACCCGATGCAATACAAAACCCTGGGCAATCTGCTGGGCAACATGGGCCAGATCGATCCGAATGAACTCGGCCCACGCTATTTCAGCGAGCTGATGACGGCCTTGAAAAAATGCGCCACACGCCGCAGCCACACCAACGTCCTGCAACACATCAGTGGCTATCTCAAACAGGCCATCAGCCCTGAAGACAAACAGGAAGTGCAGCACGTCATCGGTCAATACCGCCACGGCATCGTGCCGCTGGTGGTGCCGTTGACGCTGCTCAAACACTACTTCCGTCAACACCCGGATCCATACATTGCGCAACAGGTTTACCTGCAACCGCATCCGGAAAATCTCAGCCTGCGAAACGCGATCTAATGACAATCCAATGAAAAGCCCACTCGACACCAGCGCCAGCGAAGACCTCGGCGCCGACTTCAAGAAAGCCCTCGACGAAGGCTGGCTGCCGATCCGTGAGGTCGCGCGCCAAACCGGCGTCAACGCCGTCACCCTGCGGGCCTGGGAACGGCGTTATGGCCTGATCGTTCCGCAACGTACGCCCAAGGGGCATCGGCTGTTCTCTGTCGAACACGTTCAACGCATCCTGACGATTCTCACCTGGCTCAACCGTGGCGTGGCCGTCAGCCAGGTCAAGCAACTGCTCGACACCCCGCAGGCCTTTACCGAATCCGTCGAAAACGATTGGCAAGTGATGCGTCATACGCTGCTGCAAGCGGTCACTCAACTGAACGAACGCACCCTCGATGACACCGTCAATCAGGCCATGGCGTTGTATCCACCACGGACCTTGTGCGCACAACTGCTGATGCCATTGCTGGCTGAATTGGAGCAACGCTGGCAAGGCCAGTTCGGCGCGCAGATGGAGCGGGTGTTTTTTTACTCCTGGTTACGCAGCAAATTTGGCGCACGCATCTACCATAACAACCGTCAGTTACGCACCGCGCCACTGTTGTTGATCAATCAATCGGACGTGCCACTGGAACCACACCTGTGGCTGACCGCCTGGCTGATCAGCAGCGCCGATTGCCCGGTGGAAGTGTTCGACTGGCCACTTCCCGCCGGCGAACTCGCGCTGGCGGTCGATCACCTGCAAGCCCGCGGCGTACTGCTGTATTCCAGCAAAGCCATGAACCTTTCACAGCTGCCGAAACTTTTGAATGGCGTCAGTTGCCCAAAAATGATTGCCGGACCAACGGTATGCATCCACCACGCCGAGTTGCCCGTAAAAACTACTGAGATCGCTGATTTGTTCTTGGCCGAAGACCCGTTAACGGCCCATCAAGACCTGGTTCAGCGTGGACTAATTTAATGAAACGTACGGACACCACCATGCAATTGATCTGGTTGCGCAGCGACTTGCGCCTACATGACAACACCGCCCTTTCGGCCGCCGCTGCTCGCGGCCCGACTGTGGCGGTGTATCTGCTGAGCCCGGAGCAATGGCTGGAGCACGATGACGCGCCGTGCAAAGTGGATTTCTGGTTGCGCAATCTTGGCGAGTTGAGCCGTACGCTAGGCGAACTGAATATTCCTTTGCTGATCCGCACGGCATCACGCTGGGATGAAGCGCCGAAGGTGCTGCTCGAACTGTGTCAGCTATTGAAGATTGGCGCGGTGCACCTCAACGAAGAGTACGGCGTTCATGAAAGCCGTCGTGATGACGCCGTGGCCGAGTCGCTCAAGGCCCATGGCATCGACGTCTATAGCTACCTCGATCAACTGCTGTTCAAACCGGGCAGCGTGCTGACCAAGACCGGCACTTACTTTCAAGTCTTCAGCCAGTTCCGCAAAGTCTGCTACGACCGTCTGCGTGCGTCGTTACCAGGGCTGGTCGTCGCACCCGCGGTTCAGGTGCCACTTGCTATGCGCAGCGACAAAATCCCATCAAGCGTTGAAGGTTTCAAAACGCCGTCCCACAGTTTGCGCACACTCTGGCCGGCCGGTGAAGCCGAAGCCCGGCGCCGTCTCGACACCTTCGCCGACGCCCAGATCGACTATTACAAAAACGAGCGAGACTTCCCGGCCAAACCGGGCACCAGTCAGCTCTCGGCTTATCTCGCCGCCGGGGTGATTTCCCCTCGCCAATGCCTGCACGCCGCCCTGCAAAGCAATCAAGGGGAATTCGAAAGCGGTAAGGTCGGCGCGGTGACCTGGATTAACGAACTGCTGTGGCGCGAGTTTTACAAACACATTCTAGTGGGCTACCCACGGGTCTCGCGTCACCGTGCTTTCCGCCCGGAAACCGAAGCCCTGGCCTGGCGCGACGCCCCGGAAGAACTGCTGGCGTGGCAAGAAGCCCGCACCGGCCTGCCGATCATCGACGCGGCCATGCGCCAATTGCTCGAAACCGGTTGGATGCACAACCGACTGCGCATGGTCGTGGCGATGTTTCTGACCAAAAACCTGCTGATTGACTGGCGTGAAGGCGAGCGCTTTTTCATGCGGCACCTGATCGACGGCGACCTCGCGGCGAACAACGGTGGCTGGCAGTGGAGCTCGTCCACCGGCACCGACTCGGCGCCCTACTTCCGGATTTTCAATCCGTTGAGCCAATCTGAAAAATTCGACAGCGAAGGCGTATTCATCAAGCACTGGCTGCCGGAACTGGCCGGGTTGAACAAAAAGGAAGTGCACAACCCGGCCAACCTTGGTGGGTTGTTCGGCGTGGCAGATTATCCGTCGCCAATCGTCAACCTAAGCACCTCGCGCCAACGAGCACTGGCCGCGTTCAAGAACCTGCCAACACGACAACAGGCCGGAGGACACGATGAGTGATTTCCTGCGCCGTTTTGCCCAACAGTTTGCAGCCTTGGACAAAGACTGCCTGCAACACCTCAATCAGCTCTACACCCACGACGTGCACTTCACTGATCCTCTGCACGAAGTTCAGGGCCTAGTGCAAATGCGCAGCTACTTCAACGAGCTCTACGCCAACGTCAGCGATCTGCACTTCGACTTTCATGGCTTCGACCAGATCAGTGAAGGCGAGGGCTATTTGCGCTGGGTCATGAGTTATCGCCATCCGCGCCTGGCCAGCGGTCAGTTGATTCGGGTCGATGGCTGCTCGCACCTGCTCTGGCGCGATAAGGTTTATCGCCACCGGGATTACTTCGATGCCGGGGCGCTGCTTTACGAACATGTACCCGTATTGGGTCGGGCGATTGCCTGGCTGAAAAGGAGAATGGGATGAGTTTTACACCTCCACGGCGATATTGGTTAACCGGCGCCAGCAGCGGCATTGGCGCCTCGCTGGCCGAAGAAATACTGAAAACCGGCGCCCACGTCGCCGTCAGCTCACGCTCGGCGGCGGTGCTGAAAGTCTTGTCCCTGCGTTATCCGGGGCAAGTGCTGGTGGTGCCCGGTGACTTGACCAACAGCCAGACAGTCCGCGAAATCGGCGCGCAAATTGCCGAAGACTGGGGATCCCTGGACACGGTGATTCTCAACGCAGGCACCTGCGAATACGTTGACGTTCACCAATTCGATTCGTCGATTGTCGAGCATGTGGTGCGCACCAATTTGCTCGCCAGCGCGTACTGCATCGAGGCGGCCTTACCGTTGCTGCGCAAGGGTACCGCGCCACACTTGGTGGGCGTCGCCAGTTCGGTGACGTACTTGCCGCTACCCCGCGCCGAAGCCTATGGCGCGTCAAAGGCCGGGCTGCGCTACTTGTTCGAATCGTTGCGCATTGATCTGGCGCCGGAAGGCATTGAAGTCACCGTGGTCAGCCCGGGGTTTGTCGAGACACCGTTGACGGCGAAGAACGATTTCCCGATGCCGCTCAGTTGGCCTGTGGATAAAGCTGCGAAGCACATCTTCGCCAAACTCAAAAACCGCCCACTGGAGATCGCGTTTCCCGGACTGTTCATGGCCGCGCTCTGGCCGCTGTCAAAAATGCCCAACGTCGTGAAACTGGCCATCGGCAAGCGCATGGTGCGCAGCAGTCCGCCGATCAAGGATGTCCCTTGAACATCGCCATCATCGGCAGCGGGATCTCGGGGCTGACCAGCGCCTACCTGCTCAATCGCAGGCACGAGATCACCCTGTTCGAGGTCAGCGACTGGGTCGGTGGTCACACCCATACGGTGGACGTGACTGTCGATGGCCAGCGCTATGCGGTGGACACCGGTTTTATTGTGTTCAACGACTGGACCTACCCAAATTTCATTCGCCTGCTGGGCCAGCTCGGCGTGGGCTTCAAACCCACCGAGATGAGTTTCTCGGTCACCGACCCGGACTCGGGCCTCGAGTACAACGGCAACAACCTCAACAGCCTGTTCGCCCAACGTCGCAACCTGATGTCGCCAGGGTTCTGGGGCATGTTGCGCGACATCCTGCGGTTCAACAAAGAAGCCCAGCGCGACCTCGAAGAACAACGGATCGCCGCCGACACCACCCTCGATCAATACCTCAAGGCCGGCGGCTACGGCGAGCGCTTTATCCTGCATTACATCGTGCCGATGGGCGCGGCGATCTGGTCGATGTCCATGGCCGATATGCTCGGT
It encodes:
- a CDS encoding SDR family NAD(P)-dependent oxidoreductase, with the translated sequence MSFTPPRRYWLTGASSGIGASLAEEILKTGAHVAVSSRSAAVLKVLSLRYPGQVLVVPGDLTNSQTVREIGAQIAEDWGSLDTVILNAGTCEYVDVHQFDSSIVEHVVRTNLLASAYCIEAALPLLRKGTAPHLVGVASSVTYLPLPRAEAYGASKAGLRYLFESLRIDLAPEGIEVTVVSPGFVETPLTAKNDFPMPLSWPVDKAAKHIFAKLKNRPLEIAFPGLFMAALWPLSKMPNVVKLAIGKRMVRSSPPIKDVP
- a CDS encoding YbgA family protein, with protein sequence MPHVTVKPKIAISACLMGAEVRYNGGHKASRLCCHTLTDYFDFVPVCPEVAIGLGIPREPIRLVGDPEHPEAVGSVNPELNVTRPLAEYGQKMAAELGDLCGYIFMQKSPSCGLDRVKVYHANGAPVDGGGRGIYAQAFCARHPDLPVEEDGRLNDPVLRENFLTRVFAYSAWQQLLRDGLTRRGLTDFHSRYKYLLMAHNPMQYKTLGNLLGNMGQIDPNELGPRYFSELMTALKKCATRRSHTNVLQHISGYLKQAISPEDKQEVQHVIGQYRHGIVPLVVPLTLLKHYFRQHPDPYIAQQVYLQPHPENLSLRNAI
- a CDS encoding MerR family transcriptional regulator encodes the protein MKSPLDTSASEDLGADFKKALDEGWLPIREVARQTGVNAVTLRAWERRYGLIVPQRTPKGHRLFSVEHVQRILTILTWLNRGVAVSQVKQLLDTPQAFTESVENDWQVMRHTLLQAVTQLNERTLDDTVNQAMALYPPRTLCAQLLMPLLAELEQRWQGQFGAQMERVFFYSWLRSKFGARIYHNNRQLRTAPLLLINQSDVPLEPHLWLTAWLISSADCPVEVFDWPLPAGELALAVDHLQARGVLLYSSKAMNLSQLPKLLNGVSCPKMIAGPTVCIHHAELPVKTTEIADLFLAEDPLTAHQDLVQRGLI
- the phrB gene encoding deoxyribodipyrimidine photo-lyase; the protein is MQLIWLRSDLRLHDNTALSAAAARGPTVAVYLLSPEQWLEHDDAPCKVDFWLRNLGELSRTLGELNIPLLIRTASRWDEAPKVLLELCQLLKIGAVHLNEEYGVHESRRDDAVAESLKAHGIDVYSYLDQLLFKPGSVLTKTGTYFQVFSQFRKVCYDRLRASLPGLVVAPAVQVPLAMRSDKIPSSVEGFKTPSHSLRTLWPAGEAEARRRLDTFADAQIDYYKNERDFPAKPGTSQLSAYLAAGVISPRQCLHAALQSNQGEFESGKVGAVTWINELLWREFYKHILVGYPRVSRHRAFRPETEALAWRDAPEELLAWQEARTGLPIIDAAMRQLLETGWMHNRLRMVVAMFLTKNLLIDWREGERFFMRHLIDGDLAANNGGWQWSSSTGTDSAPYFRIFNPLSQSEKFDSEGVFIKHWLPELAGLNKKEVHNPANLGGLFGVADYPSPIVNLSTSRQRALAAFKNLPTRQQAGGHDE
- a CDS encoding nuclear transport factor 2 family protein, whose product is MSDFLRRFAQQFAALDKDCLQHLNQLYTHDVHFTDPLHEVQGLVQMRSYFNELYANVSDLHFDFHGFDQISEGEGYLRWVMSYRHPRLASGQLIRVDGCSHLLWRDKVYRHRDYFDAGALLYEHVPVLGRAIAWLKRRMG